The Molothrus ater isolate BHLD 08-10-18 breed brown headed cowbird chromosome 18, BPBGC_Mater_1.1, whole genome shotgun sequence genome window below encodes:
- the RANBP1 gene encoding ran-specific GTPase-activating protein, with amino-acid sequence MADTAEAHEDHDTSAENADDSNHDPQFEPIVSLPEQEIKTLEEDEEELFKMRAKLFRFASENDLPEWKERGTGDVKLLKHKEKGTIRLLMRRDKTLKICANHYITPLMELKPNAGSDRAWVWNTHADFADECPKPELLAIRFLNAENAQKFKAKFEECRNEVGKTAKKAGTDKNDSADKVAEKLEELSVKEESKESEKKETKEKTEEKQ; translated from the exons ATGGCGGACACGGCG gagGCACACGAGGATCATGATACTTCTGCTGAGAATGCAGATGACTCTAACCATGATCCTCAGTTTGAGCCCATAGTTTCCCTTCcagagcaagaaataaaaactctggaagaggatgaggaagagctCTTTAAGAT GCGAGCGAAGCTCTTCCGGTTTGCATCAGAGAATGACCTTCCAGAATGGAAAGAGCGAGGAACTGGTGATGTGAAACTCCTGAAACACAAGGAGAAGGGAACCATTCGCCTCCTCATGAGGAGGGATAAAACCCTCAAAATCTGTGCAAACCATTACA TCACACCCTTAATGGAGCTGAAGCCCAACGCTGGGAGCGACAGGGCGTGGGTCTGGAACACACACGCGGACTTTGCCGATGAGTGCCCCAAGCCCGAACTTCTGGCAATCCGATTTCTAAACGCAGAGA ATGCACAGAAATTCAAGGCAAAATTTGAAGAATGCAGGAATGAAGTAGGCAAGACAGCAAAGAAAG CAGGCACAGACAAAAATGATAGTGCTGATAAAGTTGCTGAAAAACTAGAAGAGCTTTCTGTAAAGGAAGAGAGCAAAGAATCTGAGAAGAAAGAGACCAaggaaaaaactgaagaaaagcaataa
- the TRMT2A gene encoding tRNA (uracil-5-)-methyltransferase homolog A: MAEEGERCDPDRDTAPVAEAGDGAEPDSQAGEDPAESPDVYRYIKGDLFTSEIYKVEIQNLPKYIGFNDVKKFLAKYGLNPHKIKLFGKQTFAFVTFKSEEERDKAMRVLHGALWKSRHLSVRLAKPKADPIAKKRKQEEDSEQGEAKRPAPCGEEPLSKRIADVVTPLWNVPYEAQLAQKKQECEQVLQKLTKEIGNNNRALLPWLFLQKQKFNKLCCPVEGVKASPLQTEYRNKCEFLIGIGVNQEDKTVGCRLGKYKGGTCAVVEPFDTIHIPAIAKKVVKAFQDYIRSTPYSVYSPETYEGHWKQLTVRTSRHGHIMAIAYFNPQKLSKEELADLKISLAKYFTEGTGKSSGVTSLYFVEEGQRKSPNLEDLPLEHVAGDKYIYEELLGLKFRISPHAFFQVNTQAAEVLYTAIGEWAQLSQESTVLDICCGTGTIGISLAKRVKKVIGIELCQEAVQDAKANAQINELNNIEFYCGKAEDIVPSLMNVLAPQNLITIVDPPRAGLHSKVILALRRAEHLKKLIYVSCNPRAAMNNFVDLCRAPSNRVKGASFRPVRAMAVDLFPQTRHCELLIFFERVEYANGSSAAAAPAATEIPAAACGTEGMDGTSQAAAARGDCSPRGASP; encoded by the exons ATGGCGGAGGAAGGCGAGCGCTGCGACCCCGACCGCGACACGGCTCCTGTGGCGGAGGCTGGAGATGGGGCTGAGCCGGACAGCCAGGCCGGGGAAGACCCCGCGGAGAGCCCCGACGTATACAGATACATTAAGGGAGACTTGTTCACCTCCGAGATTTATAAAGTAGAGATACAGAACCTGCCCAAGTACATTGGGTTTAATGATGTGAAAAAGTTCCTTGCCAAGTACGGGCTCAACCCTCACAAGATAAAACTCTTCGGGAAGCAGACGTTCGCCTTCGTGACGTTCAAGAGCGAGGAGGAGCGGGACAAGGCCATGCGGGTGCTGCACGGCGCGCTCTGGAAGAGCCGCCACCTCAGCGTGCGCCTGGCCAAGCCCAAGGCAGACCCCATCGCCAAGAAGAGGAAACAAGAAGAGGATTCGGAGCAGGGGGAGGCGAAGCGTCCGGCTCCCTGCGGAGAGGAGCCCCTGAGCAAGCGGATCGCGGACGTGGTGACCCCGCTGTGGAACGTGCCCTACGAGGCGCAGCTGGCCCAGAAGAAGCAGGAGTGCGAGCAAGTGCTGCAGAAGCTGACAAA GGAAATAGGAAATAACAACAGAGCTTTATTACCCTGGTTGTTCCTGCAGAAGCAGAAGTTTAATAAATTATGTTGCCCAGTCGAGGGAGTGAAAGCATCACCCTTGCAG ACCGAATATCGCAACAAATGTGAGTTCTTGATTGGGATTGGTGTAAATCAAGAAGACAAAACTGTGGGTTGTCGTCTTGGCAAATATAAGGGTGGTACATGTGCTGTAGTGGAGCCATTTGATACTATTCACATTCCTGCTATTGCCAAAAAAGTAGTAAAAGCTTTCCAAGACTACATAAG GTCGACTCCTTACTCGGTGTACAGCCCCGAAACCTACGAGGGCCACTGGAAGCAGCTCACGGTCCGCACCAGCCGCCACGGCCACATCATGGCCATTGCTTACTTCAACCCTCAG AAATTGAGTAAAGAAGAGCTAGCTGACCTGAAAATCTCTCTGGCAAAATACTTCACAGAAGGGACAGGAAAGAGCAGTGGTGTTACTTCCCTGTACTTTGTGGAGGAAGGACAGAG GAAATCTCCCAATCTAGAAGACTTGCCTTTGGAGCATGTGGCTGGTGATAAGTACATATATGAAGAACTCCTTGGCCTAAAATTTAGAATTTCTCCTCATGCATTTTTTCAA GTGAACACACAAGCTGCAGAAGTGTTGTACACTGCCATTGGGGAGTGGGCACAACTGAGCCAGGAGAGCACCGTGCTGGACatctgctgtgggacaggaacCATTGGGATTTCTTTGGCAAAG AGAGTGAAGAAGGTCATTGGAATTGAGCTCTGTCAGGAAGCTGTGCAGGATGCCAAAGCAAATGCCCAGATTAATG aaCTGAATAATATTGAATTTTACTGTGGGAAGGCAGAAGATATTGTTCCTTCCCTGATGAACGTTTTGGCTCCTCAGAACCTGATCACGATTGTAGATCCACCGCGGGCAGGGCTGC ATTCCAAGGTAATTCTTGCCCTTAGAAGAGCTGAACATCTGAAGAAGCTCATCTATGTCTCCTGCAATCCCAGAGCTGCAATGAATAACTTTGTGGA CCTGTGCCGGGCCCCTTCCAACAGGGTGAAAGGAGCCTCGTTCCGGCCCGTGAGAGCCATGGCTGTGGATCTGTTCCCTCAGACCAGGCACTGTGAGTTGCTGATCTTCTTTGAGAGGGTGGAATACGCcaatggcagctctgcagcagcagcacctgctgccactgagatcccagcagcagcctgtggcacCGAGGGCATGGATGGCAccagccaggcagctgctgcccgtGGGGACTGCAGTCCAAGAGGGGCCTCACCCTAA